A segment of the Chryseobacterium scophthalmum genome:
TTGATTGCGTCTCATGGTCATACTGTTTTCCATCAACCTCAAAGAAAATTCACCCTTCAGATTGGTGACGGAAGAGCCATAAAAGTACAAACTCAAATTCCAGTTATTTACGATTTCCGATCTCAGGATGTTTTATTAGGCGGAAACGGAGCACCTTTGGTTCCGATTGGTGATGAGTTATTGTTTTCGGATTATGATGCCTGTCTTAATTTAGGTGGGTTTTCGAATATTTCTTTTAAAATCAATGAAGAAAGAATAGCTTTTGATATTGCTCCGGTAAATATTGTTTTAAATAAATTAGTTCAGGAGTTTGGTCAAGATTACGATGAAAACGGTAATTTATCGAGAAAAGGAAATATTAATCCTCAATTATTAGAACAATTAAATTCTTTGGATTTTTATGCGCTGTCTCATCCAAAATCATTGGGAATTGAATGGTGTAATGCAAATATATTCCCTTTGTTTTCAGGGATTGAAAATTTAGATGTTTTAGCGACTTTTACAGAACATGCTGCTGAACAGATTTCTAAAATCTTCAATATTCGTCAGTTTAATAAAGTACTTTTTACAGGAGGCGGAACTTATAATCAATTTCTGATCGAAAAAATAAAAAGCAAAACGAATACAGAAATCATTATTCCCGAAAAACAGATTATTGATTTTAAAGAAGCGTTAATCTTTGCTTTTATGGGCGTTCTCAGGTTAAACAACGAAACCAATGTTCTTGCCTCTGCAACAGGATGTTCACATAATCACAGTTCCGGAATTATCACATAAAAAAACCTTCATTTCTGAAGGTTTTCGTTTTATTTATAAGCTTCGATTTTATCGGTCAAAGTATTAATGAAATTCTGAAGCGGTTTTTCAACCATCATTTTGATAAAAGGATTAAATTTCCCTTCAAAAAGCATCTGTACTTCAGTCTGATTTTCGTTCAAAGGTTTCAAAGTTGCTGTAAGTGTAAAGTCTAGACTTGAGCTAGCCGATTTCAAAACAGCTTTTTCATCTGTAACTTCATCTATTTTGAGTGCAATTTCAGGCATTCCTTGAAGTCCGAATTTAAAGCCATCTTCTCTGGTTTCAAATTTTTGAAGACCATCCGGCATAAATTCTTTATAATTTTCAGGAGATTTCAGCAACTCAGATAAATCTTTAGATGATTTATTGACAATAATTTTTCGTCCTTCTAAATTCATTTTTTATTTTTGTATTTAAATTACTACAAATGTATAAAGTTTTTGTGAACGAAAAAAAATTATTGATATCTAAGAACCCTGAAAACTTAGAGAAAGTCTTAAATTACGAAAGTTTCACAACTTTAGAAATTGCCCTTGATCTTTTGCAGAACACATCGACTTCCGAGCTTAATGTGTACGGCGAACAGATTGATGAGATCTGGAAAGAATTTAAAAAACTTTTCAGGATTATTGAGGCTGCAGGAGGAATTGTAAATAAGCCAAACGGAGGTACTCTTTTCATCAGAAGATTAGGAAAATGGGATCTTCCGAAAGGCAAAATGGAAAAAGGTGAATCTCGTGAAGAATCTGCCATAAGAGAAATTGAGGAAGAAACCAATTTACAAAATGTAGAACTCAGAGATTTTATCAATACAACCTATCATATTTATATTGAAAGAAATGGCGACCGTGTTTTGAAACACACTCATTGGTTTGAAATGTTTTTTGACGGTGAAGACACCTCAAAACCCCAGTTAGAAGAAGGAATTACAGAAGTTGCCTGGAAAAACACCACTCAGATTGAGAATGAAGTTTTTCCAAACACGTTTCAAAATATAAAATTGATTATTAATGAATTTTGGGATACAAAATCTAAATAAAATCGATTGCTTTTTCTAAAGAAATCCCACGTGAAGCTTTAAGCAGAATATTTTCTGACTGAATTTTGTTGCCTTTTAAATATTGAATTAATTCATCTGTACTTTCAAAAGCCGCAGAATTTTTGTTGACGTTTTTAAACTGTTTTCCAACAGTGATAATTTCGTTGAAACCTAACTCCTGAGCCAAATTAAGAATATTCTGATGTTCTTTTTCGCTTTCTTCTCCTAATTCCAACATATCGCCGATAACGATTGTTTTTGAGCCTTCAAAAGTGACAAAATTGTGTAACGAAGCAGGCATTGAACTCGGGTTTGCATTGTAGGTATCTAAAACCAAAGTTTTATGATCTTTTTTCACTACCTGAGATCGCATGTTTGTTGGAGTATAAGATTCTATAGCAGATTGTATTTTATTAAAATCTATCCCAAAATACAGTCCTAAACTTGCAGCAGCACAGAGATTGGTAAAATTGTACTCTCCTGTCAGTTTTGATAAAGCTTTTTGATCTTGATACTGTAACCCGACAAAATTATTTTCAGAAAAAGCCTCAAAATAATAATCAGAATCTGATTTTCCAAAGGTTATTTTTGTTGTGTAATCCTGAGTTTTCTCAACCTGAATAGGGTCATTTTCATTAATTAAAACGGTTTGATCTGCATTTTTAAGATAATCATACAATTCAGACTTCCCTTTTATAACGCCTTCAAATCCTCCGAAACCTTCTAGATGTGCTTTTCCGAAATTAGTTATGTATCCGTAATTAGGACGGGCAATAGT
Coding sequences within it:
- a CDS encoding orotate phosphoribosyltransferase, with protein sequence MNLEGRKIIVNKSSKDLSELLKSPENYKEFMPDGLQKFETREDGFKFGLQGMPEIALKIDEVTDEKAVLKSASSSLDFTLTATLKPLNENQTEVQMLFEGKFNPFIKMMVEKPLQNFINTLTDKIEAYK
- a CDS encoding UDP-N-acetylmuramoyl-tripeptide--D-alanyl-D-alanine ligase, producing MNIEQFYPIFLSAKKVTIDSRKIEKNDIFFAFSGDNFDAATLAQNAIDLGALAVIVENKEFENSEKNIFYVSSTLEFLQELSIHHRNQLNIPIIGLTGSNGKTTTKEIIHAVLSEKYNVQYTFGNLNNHIGVPLTILSIKPEHEMAVIEMGANHQKEIELLCTIARPNYGYITNFGKAHLEGFGGFEGVIKGKSELYDYLKNADQTVLINENDPIQVEKTQDYTTKITFGKSDSDYYFEAFSENNFVGLQYQDQKALSKLTGEYNFTNLCAAASLGLYFGIDFNKIQSAIESYTPTNMRSQVVKKDHKTLVLDTYNANPSSMPASLHNFVTFEGSKTIVIGDMLELGEESEKEHQNILNLAQELGFNEIITVGKQFKNVNKNSAAFESTDELIQYLKGNKIQSENILLKASRGISLEKAIDFI
- a CDS encoding NUDIX hydrolase, with the translated sequence MYKVFVNEKKLLISKNPENLEKVLNYESFTTLEIALDLLQNTSTSELNVYGEQIDEIWKEFKKLFRIIEAAGGIVNKPNGGTLFIRRLGKWDLPKGKMEKGESREESAIREIEEETNLQNVELRDFINTTYHIYIERNGDRVLKHTHWFEMFFDGEDTSKPQLEEGITEVAWKNTTQIENEVFPNTFQNIKLIINEFWDTKSK
- a CDS encoding anhydro-N-acetylmuramic acid kinase, translated to MTVYKAIGLMSGTSLDGLDICFAKFWKENSSWKFEIIKAETILYPKVLEEQLRNSIYLSSQNLLALHSEYGFYLGEITKDFITKNQLSDIDLIASHGHTVFHQPQRKFTLQIGDGRAIKVQTQIPVIYDFRSQDVLLGGNGAPLVPIGDELLFSDYDACLNLGGFSNISFKINEERIAFDIAPVNIVLNKLVQEFGQDYDENGNLSRKGNINPQLLEQLNSLDFYALSHPKSLGIEWCNANIFPLFSGIENLDVLATFTEHAAEQISKIFNIRQFNKVLFTGGGTYNQFLIEKIKSKTNTEIIIPEKQIIDFKEALIFAFMGVLRLNNETNVLASATGCSHNHSSGIIT